In Streptomyces sp. NBC_00306, a single genomic region encodes these proteins:
- a CDS encoding adenosine deaminase — MPLPKAELHLHIEGTLEPGLAFALAARNGVELPFKDAEELRHAYRFEDLQSFLDLYYRLMAVLHTEDDFAELADAYLARAAAQGVRHAEIFFDPQAHTSRGVPLATVVEGLGRALDASEERHGVSTRLIMCFLRDESAASAMETLLAAKPYLHRIAGVGLDSAEAGHPPSKFREVYEAAADLGLRRVAHAGEEGPPAYISEALDVLGVERVDHGLRCMEDPELVERLVRDRVPLTLCPLSNVRLRAVRTLEEHPLPAMMDAGLMCTVNSDDPSYFGGYAGDNFDAVRRALGIGEERLRELARNSFLASFLEDDEERRARLIAEVDAYDFGADRA, encoded by the coding sequence GTGCCACTCCCCAAGGCCGAACTGCACCTGCACATCGAAGGCACCCTGGAACCCGGACTCGCCTTCGCGCTCGCCGCGCGCAACGGCGTGGAACTGCCCTTCAAGGACGCCGAAGAGCTGCGCCACGCCTATCGCTTCGAGGATCTCCAGTCCTTCCTCGATCTCTATTACCGGCTGATGGCCGTCCTGCACACCGAGGACGACTTCGCCGAGCTCGCCGACGCCTATCTGGCCCGCGCCGCCGCCCAGGGCGTGCGCCACGCCGAGATCTTCTTCGACCCGCAGGCGCACACCTCCCGGGGGGTGCCGCTGGCCACCGTCGTCGAGGGACTCGGCCGGGCGCTCGACGCGAGCGAGGAGCGCCACGGCGTCTCGACCCGCCTGATCATGTGCTTCCTGCGGGACGAGTCGGCCGCGTCGGCGATGGAGACGCTGCTGGCCGCGAAGCCGTATCTGCACCGCATCGCGGGAGTCGGCCTCGACTCGGCGGAGGCGGGTCATCCGCCCTCGAAGTTCCGCGAGGTGTACGAGGCGGCGGCCGATCTCGGGCTGCGCCGGGTGGCGCACGCGGGCGAGGAGGGCCCGCCCGCGTACATCAGCGAGGCGCTGGACGTGCTGGGCGTGGAGCGCGTCGACCACGGGCTGCGCTGCATGGAGGATCCGGAACTGGTCGAACGGCTGGTGCGGGACCGCGTCCCGCTGACGCTCTGCCCGCTGTCGAACGTGCGCCTGCGGGCTGTGCGCACCCTTGAGGAGCACCCCCTGCCGGCCATGATGGACGCCGGTCTGATGTGCACGGTCAACTCCGACGACCCGTCCTACTTCGGCGGTTACGCGGGCGACAACTTCGACGCGGTGCGGCGCGCTCTGGGGATCGGCGAGGAGCGGCTGCGGGAACTGGCCCGCAACTCCTTCCTGGCGTCGTTCCTGGAGGACGACGAGGAGCGCCGGGCCCGGCTGATCGCCGAGGTCGACGCCTACGACTTCGGGGCCGACAGGGCCTAG
- a CDS encoding ribonuclease Z yields the protein MSVRELVVLGTASQVPTRHRNHNGYLLRWDADGILFDPGEGTQRQMLRAGVAAHDINRICVTHFHGDHSLGLAGVIQRINLDRVPHEVSAHYPASGQRFFERLRYATAYRETVSLTEAPVAADGVLATTPSYTLEARRLSHPVESFGYRLIEPDGRRMLPEALAERGIAGPDIGRLQREGEVGGVRLEEVSEARPGQRFAFVMDTRLCDGVYALADGCDMLVIESTFLDEDEQLASDHGHLTAGQAARVARDAGVRHLVLTHFSQRYTDAEEFERQARAAGFEAELTVATDLLRVPVPKRRP from the coding sequence GTGTCCGTCAGAGAACTGGTGGTCCTCGGCACCGCCAGCCAGGTACCCACCCGGCACCGCAACCACAACGGCTACCTGCTGCGGTGGGATGCCGACGGCATCCTCTTCGACCCCGGCGAGGGCACCCAGCGCCAGATGCTGCGCGCCGGGGTGGCCGCCCATGACATCAACCGGATCTGCGTCACGCACTTCCACGGCGACCACTCCCTGGGCCTCGCCGGGGTGATCCAGCGGATCAACCTCGACCGGGTCCCGCACGAGGTGTCCGCGCACTACCCGGCCAGTGGACAGCGGTTCTTCGAGAGGCTGCGGTACGCGACCGCGTACCGCGAGACGGTGTCGCTGACCGAGGCGCCGGTGGCCGCCGACGGGGTCCTGGCCACGACGCCCTCCTACACGCTGGAGGCGCGCCGACTGTCGCACCCCGTCGAGTCGTTCGGCTACCGGCTCATCGAGCCGGACGGCCGTCGGATGCTGCCCGAGGCGCTCGCCGAGCGCGGCATCGCGGGGCCCGACATCGGCCGGCTGCAACGCGAGGGCGAGGTCGGCGGAGTGCGGCTGGAGGAGGTCAGCGAGGCGAGACCGGGCCAGCGGTTCGCGTTCGTCATGGACACCCGCCTCTGCGACGGGGTGTACGCGCTCGCGGACGGCTGCGACATGCTCGTCATCGAGTCGACCTTCCTCGACGAGGACGAGCAACTCGCCTCCGACCACGGCCATCTGACCGCAGGTCAGGCCGCCCGGGTAGCTCGCGACGCGGGAGTGCGGCACCTCGTGCTGACGCACTTCTCGCAGCGCTACACCGACGCGGAGGAGTTCGAGCGGCAGGCCCGCGCCGCCGGATTCGAGGCGGAACTGACCGTCGCCACCGACCTGTTGCGGGTCCCTGTCCCCAAACGACGTCCATGA
- a CDS encoding histidine triad nucleotide-binding protein, with protein MAGEPQADCLFCKIVAGEVPATVVRDTETVLAFRDINPQAPTHVLVIPKAHYPDAAALAAGAPDLAADVLREAGEIAAQEKTVEPGYRIVFNTGAGAGQTVFHAHAHVLGGRGLEWPPG; from the coding sequence ATGGCGGGAGAACCGCAGGCTGACTGCCTGTTCTGCAAGATCGTCGCGGGGGAGGTGCCGGCCACCGTCGTACGGGACACCGAGACCGTCCTGGCCTTCCGGGACATCAATCCCCAGGCCCCGACGCACGTCCTGGTCATCCCCAAGGCCCACTACCCGGACGCCGCCGCGCTCGCCGCGGGCGCCCCCGACCTGGCCGCCGACGTGCTGCGCGAGGCCGGCGAGATCGCCGCGCAGGAGAAGACGGTCGAGCCGGGGTACCGCATCGTCTTCAACACGGGCGCCGGAGCGGGCCAGACGGTCTTCCACGCGCACGCCCATGTGCTCGGCGGCCGCGGCCTCGAATGGCCTCCCGGATAA
- a CDS encoding aminoglycoside phosphotransferase family protein, with product MNTGQMHPGPHPVDEGLVRRLVAGQFPQWAGLPVERFASGGTVNAMYRLGDRMAVRLPLIEGGAGDVSMEQEWLPRLAPLLPTPIPEVLGAGKPAEGYPWPWSVHRWLAGRHPEEGALSEPVLLAGDLARFVAAMRSITLPGAPVAHRGGPLASLDAETRAAIDELRGIPQEDVDCDAALAVWEDALRAPDHEGPPVWLHADLMPGNLLVDGGRLTAVIDFGCTGAGDPACDLFPAWNLLPAGARDVFREALGVDDAAWCRGRARTLSQAVIALPYYRTTNPAMARNARHVIRAVLGED from the coding sequence ATGAACACAGGGCAGATGCATCCGGGCCCGCACCCCGTCGACGAGGGCCTCGTACGACGCCTGGTCGCCGGGCAGTTCCCGCAGTGGGCGGGCCTCCCGGTGGAACGGTTCGCCTCCGGTGGCACCGTCAACGCCATGTACCGGCTCGGCGATCGCATGGCCGTGCGGCTGCCACTGATCGAGGGCGGAGCCGGGGACGTGTCGATGGAGCAGGAGTGGCTGCCGCGCCTCGCGCCGTTGCTGCCCACGCCGATCCCCGAGGTGCTCGGGGCAGGGAAGCCTGCCGAGGGATATCCGTGGCCGTGGTCGGTGCACCGGTGGCTGGCCGGGCGGCACCCCGAGGAGGGAGCGCTGAGCGAGCCCGTGCTGCTGGCCGGGGATCTGGCGCGCTTCGTGGCGGCGATGCGGAGCATCACCCTGCCGGGCGCTCCGGTGGCCCACCGCGGCGGGCCGCTCGCCTCACTCGACGCCGAGACCCGGGCGGCGATCGACGAACTGCGGGGGATTCCGCAGGAGGACGTCGACTGCGATGCCGCGCTCGCCGTCTGGGAGGACGCGCTGCGGGCCCCGGACCACGAGGGGCCGCCGGTGTGGCTGCACGCCGACCTGATGCCGGGCAACCTGCTGGTGGACGGCGGCAGGCTGACCGCGGTGATCGACTTCGGGTGCACGGGAGCGGGCGATCCCGCCTGCGACCTGTTCCCCGCCTGGAATCTGCTGCCCGCCGGCGCCAGGGACGTCTTCCGTGAAGCACTCGGCGTGGACGACGCGGCCTGGTGCCGCGGCCGTGCGCGGACACTCTCGCAGGCGGTGATCGCGCTGCCGTACTACCGCACGACGAACCCGGCGATGGCGCGCAACGCCCGGCATGTGATCCGGGCGGTGCTGGGGGAGGACTGA
- a CDS encoding S41 family peptidase, producing the protein MTQPAYLRYPHVHGELIAFTAEDDVWVAPLDGGRAWRVSADNVPVDHPRISPDGTRIAWTSRRDGAPEVHVAPVDGGPADRLTYWGSARTSVRGWTPQGEVLAISTQGQASLRRSWARSVPLDGGPATQLPYGPVGGLAYGSGVLLLSATMGREAAAWKRYRGGTAGKLWIDRDGSGEFVRLHEDVDGNIEYPLWVGGPHGEAGERIAFLSDHEGVGAVYSSRPDGSDLKRHTPLGTGGAADGFYARHAATDGTRVVYASAGELWILDDLDGAAPRRLDIRLGGQRTDLRPRPVKAERHLGTAAPDRTGRGSAVEIRGGIHWVTHRDGPARALAVEPGVRARLPRVFRADGEEQVVWVTDAEGEDALEFAPATGLAPGAAPRRWAAGQLGRVLGLAVAPDGSRAAVAAHDGRVLLVDRETGEVREIDRGEHSEATGLVFSPDSQWLAWSHAGPSPLRQLKLADVRDLSVVEATPLRFRDYQPAFTLDGRHLAFLSERDFDPVYDTHVFDLAFVGGCRPHLITLAATTPSPFGPQRHGRPFEEDKDRGPDGGGEVPATRIDVEGLADRIVPFPVEAGSYSTLRAAKDGLLWLRHPLRGALGATRATPDDEGPTTALERYDLVQQRTEELAADADGFSVSGDGKRVLLRTDDKLKVVPADRRASRDDDSDTNVSVDLSRVRRTVDPAAEWRQMYDEAGRLMRDNFWRADLGGVDWDGVLDRYRPVLSRVATHDDLMDLLWEVQGELGTSHAYIVPRGGQGQSARRQGLLGADISRSADGLWRVDRVLPSETSDPSAHSPLAAPGAAVHAGDAILAVDGRPVDRVAGPGPLLVGTAGKPVELTVAPADGGDPRHAVVVPLADEEPLRYHAWVADRRAYVHEHSAGRLGYLHVPDMQAPGWAQIHRDLRVEVAREGLVVDVRENRGGHTSQLVVEKLARRVVGWAVPRGMQPYSYPANAPRGPVVAVANEFSGSDGDIVNAAIKALGIGPVVGTRTWGGVIGIDNRYSLVDGTGVTQPKYAFWVEGYGWGVENYGVDPDVEVVMTPQDHAAGRDPQLDEAIRMALAVLAENPARTPPVPD; encoded by the coding sequence GTGACGCAGCCTGCCTACCTTCGGTATCCGCATGTCCACGGCGAGTTGATCGCCTTCACCGCAGAGGACGACGTCTGGGTCGCCCCGCTCGACGGCGGACGCGCCTGGCGCGTGAGCGCCGACAACGTGCCCGTCGACCATCCCCGTATCTCACCCGACGGCACCCGCATAGCCTGGACCTCACGCCGGGACGGCGCGCCCGAGGTGCATGTCGCGCCCGTCGACGGCGGGCCGGCCGACCGGCTGACGTACTGGGGCAGCGCCAGGACGTCCGTACGCGGCTGGACCCCGCAGGGCGAGGTCCTCGCCATCAGCACCCAGGGTCAGGCCTCGCTGCGCCGCAGCTGGGCGCGGTCGGTGCCGCTCGACGGCGGGCCCGCGACGCAGCTGCCCTACGGGCCGGTCGGCGGCCTGGCGTACGGCTCCGGCGTACTGCTGCTCTCCGCCACGATGGGCCGCGAGGCCGCTGCCTGGAAGCGCTACCGGGGCGGCACCGCGGGCAAGTTGTGGATCGACCGGGACGGCTCGGGGGAGTTCGTACGCCTCCACGAGGACGTCGACGGGAACATCGAGTACCCGCTGTGGGTGGGGGGTCCCCACGGCGAAGCGGGGGAGAGGATCGCGTTCCTCTCGGACCACGAGGGCGTCGGAGCCGTCTACTCGTCCCGGCCGGACGGGTCGGACCTGAAGCGTCACACCCCTCTCGGTACCGGCGGCGCCGCCGACGGCTTCTACGCCCGGCACGCGGCCACCGACGGGACCCGTGTCGTGTACGCCTCCGCCGGTGAGCTGTGGATCCTCGACGACCTCGACGGCGCCGCGCCCCGCCGTCTCGACATCCGGCTCGGCGGGCAGCGCACCGATCTGCGCCCGCGTCCCGTGAAGGCCGAACGCCACCTCGGTACCGCGGCCCCCGACCGCACCGGTCGCGGCAGCGCCGTGGAGATCCGCGGCGGCATCCACTGGGTCACCCACCGGGACGGGCCCGCGCGGGCGCTGGCCGTGGAACCGGGCGTGAGGGCCCGGCTGCCCCGCGTCTTCCGGGCGGACGGGGAGGAGCAGGTCGTCTGGGTCACCGACGCGGAGGGCGAGGACGCACTGGAATTCGCCCCGGCGACCGGCCTCGCGCCCGGCGCGGCACCGCGCAGGTGGGCGGCCGGACAGCTCGGCCGCGTCCTCGGTCTGGCCGTCGCACCGGACGGCAGCCGGGCGGCCGTCGCCGCCCACGACGGGCGGGTCCTGCTCGTCGACCGCGAGACGGGAGAGGTCCGCGAGATCGACCGCGGCGAGCACAGTGAAGCCACCGGGCTGGTCTTCTCGCCCGACTCCCAATGGCTGGCCTGGTCGCACGCCGGACCGTCCCCGCTGCGCCAACTCAAGCTGGCCGATGTGCGCGACCTGTCCGTCGTCGAGGCGACCCCGCTGCGATTCCGCGACTACCAGCCCGCGTTCACCCTCGACGGCAGGCATCTGGCGTTCCTGTCCGAGCGCGACTTCGACCCGGTCTACGACACCCATGTCTTCGACCTCGCGTTCGTCGGCGGCTGCCGCCCGCATCTGATCACGCTCGCGGCCACCACCCCGTCGCCGTTCGGACCGCAGCGGCACGGCCGGCCGTTCGAGGAGGACAAGGACCGGGGCCCGGACGGCGGCGGCGAGGTGCCCGCCACCCGGATCGACGTCGAGGGACTGGCCGACCGGATCGTGCCCTTCCCGGTCGAGGCGGGCAGCTACTCTACCCTGCGCGCGGCGAAGGACGGGCTGTTGTGGCTGCGCCACCCGTTGCGCGGCGCGCTCGGAGCCACCCGCGCCACCCCCGACGACGAGGGACCCACGACCGCTCTGGAGCGCTACGACCTCGTCCAGCAGCGCACCGAGGAACTCGCCGCGGACGCCGACGGGTTCTCGGTCAGCGGCGACGGCAAGCGGGTGCTGCTGCGCACCGACGACAAGCTGAAGGTCGTCCCCGCCGACCGGCGGGCCTCGCGCGACGACGACAGCGACACCAACGTCTCCGTCGATCTCTCCCGCGTCCGCCGCACCGTCGACCCGGCGGCCGAGTGGCGGCAGATGTACGACGAGGCCGGACGGCTGATGCGCGACAACTTCTGGCGCGCGGACCTCGGCGGCGTCGACTGGGACGGCGTACTGGACCGCTACCGGCCGGTGCTGTCCCGGGTGGCCACCCACGACGATCTGATGGATCTGCTGTGGGAGGTGCAGGGCGAACTCGGCACCTCGCACGCGTACATCGTCCCGCGCGGCGGTCAGGGGCAGAGCGCCCGTCGCCAGGGCCTCCTCGGCGCGGACATCTCCCGCTCGGCGGACGGCCTGTGGCGCGTCGACCGTGTCCTGCCGTCCGAGACGTCCGACCCGAGCGCCCACTCCCCGCTCGCCGCCCCGGGAGCCGCGGTGCACGCCGGCGACGCGATCCTCGCGGTGGACGGCCGGCCCGTCGACCGGGTCGCCGGACCGGGCCCACTGCTGGTCGGCACGGCGGGCAAGCCGGTCGAACTCACCGTCGCGCCCGCGGACGGCGGCGATCCGCGCCACGCGGTCGTCGTCCCGCTCGCCGACGAGGAGCCGCTGCGCTACCACGCATGGGTCGCCGACCGGCGCGCCTACGTCCACGAGCACTCCGCGGGACGGCTGGGCTATCTGCACGTCCCCGACATGCAGGCGCCGGGCTGGGCCCAGATCCACCGGGATCTGCGCGTCGAGGTGGCGCGCGAGGGCCTCGTCGTGGACGTGCGGGAGAACCGCGGCGGGCACACCTCCCAGCTGGTTGTGGAGAAGCTGGCACGCCGGGTCGTGGGCTGGGCCGTGCCGCGCGGGATGCAGCCCTACAGCTATCCGGCGAACGCGCCGCGGGGTCCGGTCGTGGCGGTGGCGAACGAGTTCTCGGGCTCGGACGGCGACATCGTCAACGCGGCGATCAAGGCCCTGGGGATCGGTCCCGTCGTGGGCACCCGGACCTGGGGCGGGGTCATCGGCATCGACAACCGCTACTCCCTGGTGGACGGCACGGGGGTCACCCAGCCCAAGTACGCGTTCTGGGTGGAGGGTTACGGGTGGGGCGTGGAGAACTACGGCGTCGACCCGGACGTGGAAGTGGTGATGACCCCGCAGGACCATGCGGCGGGCCGCGATCCGCAGCTGGACGAGGCGATCCGGATGGCGCTCGCCGTTCTGGCGGAGAACCCGGCGAGGACGCCCCCGGTGCCGGACTGA
- a CDS encoding 16S rRNA (uracil(1498)-N(3))-methyltransferase, whose amino-acid sequence MTAPVFLVDSLEGVAAGSAVVLDGPEGRHAVSVRRLQQGEEIVLTDGLGRGAAGVVLRTEGKDRLEVEVRDLPVESEPAPRITVVQALPKGDRGELAVETMTETGVDAVVPWQAARCITQWKGERGAKSQAKWRATAREAGKQSRRLRFPEVADAATTKQVAALLATADFAAVLHEEGAEPLATAELPAEGSIVLVVGPEGGVSPEELAAFAEAGAKPYRLGRSVLRTSTAGTAATALLLGRTGRWG is encoded by the coding sequence ATGACCGCACCCGTCTTCCTGGTGGACTCCCTGGAGGGGGTCGCGGCCGGTTCCGCCGTCGTGCTGGACGGTCCCGAGGGACGGCATGCCGTGTCCGTACGCCGGCTCCAGCAGGGTGAGGAGATCGTGCTCACCGACGGGCTCGGACGCGGGGCGGCCGGCGTCGTGCTGCGGACCGAGGGCAAGGACCGGCTGGAGGTGGAGGTGCGGGACCTCCCGGTCGAGAGTGAGCCGGCGCCGCGTATCACCGTCGTCCAGGCGCTGCCCAAGGGCGACCGCGGTGAACTCGCCGTCGAGACCATGACGGAGACCGGCGTCGACGCGGTCGTGCCCTGGCAGGCCGCCCGCTGCATCACGCAGTGGAAGGGCGAGCGGGGCGCGAAGTCGCAGGCGAAGTGGCGGGCCACCGCGCGCGAGGCGGGCAAGCAGTCGCGCCGGCTCCGCTTCCCGGAGGTCGCGGACGCAGCAACGACCAAGCAGGTTGCGGCACTTCTGGCCACAGCGGACTTCGCGGCCGTGCTGCACGAGGAGGGGGCGGAACCGCTGGCCACCGCCGAGCTGCCGGCCGAGGGATCGATCGTGCTGGTCGTGGGCCCCGAGGGCGGAGTGTCCCCGGAGGAACTCGCGGCGTTCGCGGAGGCGGGAGCCAAGCCGTACCGGCTGGGACGCAGTGTGCTGCGCACCTCGACGGCGGGCACGGCGGCGACGGCGCTGCTGCTGGGCCGCACGGGGCGCTGGGGCTGA
- a CDS encoding nitronate monooxygenase — protein MSSALTDLCRYPIVQAPMAGGASSPQLAAAVSEAGGLGFLAAGYKTADGMYQQIKQIRGLTSRPFGVNLFMPQPGATDPAAVEVYRHQLAGEAAWYETPLGDPDSGMDDGYEAKLAILLDDPVPVVSFTFGCPKRDVLQSFAKAGTFTVVTVTSPEEAQAAQRAGADAVCVQGVEAGGHQGTHRDDPAADGSGVGLLTLVALIREAVPLPVIAAGGLMRGGQIAGVLAAGAAAAQLGTAFLVCPESGANTLHKQAMTNPLFVRTELTRAFSGRPARGLVNRFMREHGPYAPAAYPQVHHLTSGLRKAAAKAGDAQGMALWAGQGHRLARELPAAQLVEVLAAELDSARAALALDAS, from the coding sequence ATGTCCTCCGCACTGACCGATCTCTGCCGGTATCCGATCGTGCAGGCCCCCATGGCGGGCGGCGCGTCGTCCCCGCAGTTGGCCGCAGCCGTGTCCGAGGCCGGTGGCCTCGGATTCCTGGCCGCCGGATACAAGACCGCGGACGGCATGTACCAGCAGATCAAACAGATCCGCGGACTCACGAGCCGGCCCTTCGGCGTGAATCTGTTCATGCCGCAGCCGGGTGCGACCGACCCCGCCGCCGTGGAGGTCTACCGGCACCAGCTCGCCGGTGAGGCGGCCTGGTACGAGACACCGCTCGGCGATCCCGACTCCGGCATGGACGACGGGTACGAGGCCAAGCTCGCGATCCTCCTCGACGACCCCGTCCCGGTCGTCTCCTTCACCTTCGGCTGCCCCAAGCGGGACGTGCTCCAGTCCTTCGCCAAGGCCGGCACCTTCACCGTCGTCACCGTCACCTCGCCCGAGGAGGCGCAGGCCGCGCAGCGGGCCGGCGCGGACGCCGTGTGCGTCCAGGGCGTCGAGGCCGGCGGCCACCAGGGCACGCACCGCGACGACCCGGCGGCCGACGGCAGCGGGGTGGGACTGCTCACCCTCGTCGCCCTGATCCGCGAGGCCGTTCCGCTGCCGGTCATCGCGGCCGGCGGACTGATGCGCGGCGGCCAGATCGCCGGCGTGCTCGCGGCCGGTGCCGCGGCGGCGCAGCTCGGCACCGCGTTCCTGGTCTGCCCCGAGTCCGGCGCGAACACCCTGCACAAGCAGGCCATGACCAACCCCCTCTTCGTCCGTACCGAACTGACCCGGGCCTTCTCGGGCCGGCCGGCGCGCGGGCTCGTCAACCGCTTCATGCGTGAGCACGGGCCGTACGCCCCCGCCGCGTATCCGCAGGTGCACCATCTGACGAGCGGGCTGCGCAAGGCGGCGGCCAAGGCCGGCGACGCCCAGGGCATGGCCCTGTGGGCCGGTCAGGGGCACCGGCTGGCCCGTGAGCTGCCGGCCGCACAGCTGGTGGAGGTGCTGGCCGCCGAGCTGGACTCCGCGCGCGCCGCGCTGGCGCTGGACGCCTCCTGA
- the dnaJ gene encoding molecular chaperone DnaJ: protein MATDYYAVLGVRRDASQDEIKKAFRRLARELHPDVNPDPKTQERFKEINAAYEVLSDPQKKQVYDLGGDPLSQAGGGGAGGFGAGGFGNFSDIMDAFFGTASQRGPRSRTRRGQDAMIRLEIDLNEAAFGTTKDIQVDTAVVCTTCSGEGAAPGTSAQTCDMCRGRGEVSQVTRSFLGQVMTSRPCPQCQGFGTVVPTPCPECAGDGRVRSRRTLTVKIPAGVDNGTRIQLAGEGEVGPGGGPAGDLYVEIHELAHGVFQRRGDDLHCTVTIPMTAAALGTKVPLETLDGMEEVDIRPGTQSGQSIPLHGRGITHLRGGGRGDLIVHVEVMTPSKLDPEQERVLRELAKLRGEERPTGQFQPGQQGLFSRLKDAFNGR, encoded by the coding sequence GTGGCCACGGACTACTACGCCGTACTCGGCGTGCGCCGAGACGCATCCCAGGACGAGATCAAGAAGGCCTTCCGCCGGCTTGCGCGTGAACTCCACCCGGATGTGAATCCGGACCCGAAGACGCAGGAGCGCTTCAAGGAGATCAACGCGGCCTACGAGGTCCTCTCGGATCCGCAGAAGAAGCAGGTCTACGACCTCGGCGGCGACCCGCTGTCCCAGGCGGGCGGCGGTGGCGCGGGAGGCTTCGGCGCCGGTGGCTTCGGGAACTTCTCGGACATCATGGACGCCTTCTTCGGGACGGCGTCGCAGCGGGGGCCGAGGTCGCGTACGCGGCGCGGCCAGGACGCGATGATCCGGCTGGAGATCGACCTCAACGAGGCGGCCTTCGGCACGACGAAGGACATCCAGGTCGACACGGCCGTCGTCTGTACGACGTGTTCGGGCGAGGGCGCGGCGCCGGGCACCTCGGCGCAGACATGTGACATGTGCCGCGGTCGCGGTGAGGTCTCGCAGGTCACGCGTTCGTTCCTGGGCCAGGTCATGACGTCCCGGCCGTGCCCCCAGTGCCAGGGCTTCGGGACCGTCGTCCCGACCCCGTGCCCGGAGTGCGCCGGAGACGGCCGGGTCCGCTCGCGCCGCACGCTGACCGTGAAGATCCCCGCCGGTGTCGACAACGGCACCCGCATCCAGCTCGCGGGCGAGGGCGAGGTCGGCCCCGGCGGCGGCCCCGCCGGCGACCTGTACGTGGAGATCCACGAGCTGGCCCACGGCGTCTTCCAGCGGCGTGGCGACGACCTGCACTGCACGGTCACCATTCCGATGACGGCGGCGGCCCTCGGCACCAAGGTGCCGCTGGAGACGCTCGACGGCATGGAGGAGGTCGACATCCGCCCGGGCACGCAGTCCGGACAGTCGATCCCGCTGCACGGCCGCGGCATCACACACCTGCGCGGTGGCGGTCGGGGCGACCTGATCGTGCACGTCGAGGTGATGACGCCCTCGAAGCTGGACCCGGAGCAGGAGCGGGTGCTGCGGGAGCTGGCGAAGCTGCGCGGCGAGGAGCGGCCGACCGGCCAGTTCCAGCCAGGGCAGCAAGGGCTGTTCTCGCGCCTGAAGGACGCGTTCAACGGACGGTAG
- the hrcA gene encoding heat-inducible transcriptional repressor HrcA: MLSERRLEVLRAIVQDYVGTEEPVGSKALTERHNLGVSPATVRNDMAVLEDEGFIAQPHTSAGRIPTDKGYRLFVDKLAGVKPLSSPERRAIQNFLDGAVDLDDVVGRTVRLLAQLTRQVAVVQYPSLTRSTVRHVELLSLAPARLMLVLITDTGRVEQRMIDCPAPFGDTSLADLRARLNSRVVGRRFADVPQLVQDLAESFEPEDRGTVTTVLSTLLETLVEETEERLMIGGTANLTRFGHDFPLTIRPVLEALEEHVVLLKLLGEAKESGGMGMTVRIGHENAHEGLNSTSVVSVGYGSGDEAVAKLGVVGPTRMDYPGTMGAVRAVARYVGQILAES; this comes from the coding sequence GTGCTCAGTGAACGCAGACTCGAGGTGCTGCGCGCGATCGTCCAGGACTATGTCGGCACCGAGGAACCTGTGGGTTCCAAGGCGCTCACGGAGCGTCACAATCTCGGCGTCTCGCCGGCCACGGTCCGGAACGACATGGCGGTGCTGGAGGACGAGGGCTTCATCGCCCAGCCGCACACCAGCGCCGGCCGTATCCCGACGGACAAGGGGTACCGGCTCTTCGTCGACAAGCTGGCCGGGGTCAAGCCCCTGTCGTCGCCGGAGCGCCGCGCCATCCAGAACTTCCTGGACGGGGCCGTCGACCTCGACGACGTCGTGGGCCGTACGGTGCGGCTGCTCGCGCAGCTGACCCGGCAGGTCGCCGTCGTGCAGTACCCGTCGCTGACCCGGTCCACCGTCCGGCACGTCGAGCTCCTCTCCCTGGCGCCCGCCCGGCTGATGCTCGTGCTGATCACGGACACCGGCCGGGTCGAGCAGCGGATGATCGACTGCCCCGCGCCCTTCGGCGACACCTCGCTCGCGGACCTGCGGGCCCGGCTCAACAGCCGGGTCGTCGGGCGCCGTTTCGCGGATGTGCCGCAGCTGGTGCAGGACCTGGCGGAATCCTTCGAGCCGGAGGACCGCGGCACCGTCACGACGGTGCTGTCCACCCTGCTCGAGACCCTGGTCGAGGAGACCGAGGAGCGGCTGATGATCGGCGGCACCGCCAATCTGACCCGCTTCGGACACGACTTCCCGCTCACGATCCGGCCGGTGCTGGAGGCGCTGGAGGAGCACGTCGTGCTGCTCAAGCTGCTCGGCGAGGCCAAGGAGTCGGGCGGGATGGGCATGACCGTACGGATCGGTCACGAGAACGCCCATGAGGGCCTCAACTCCACGTCCGTCGTCTCGGTCGGCTACGGTTCGGGCGACGAGGCAGTTGCCAAACTCGGCGTGGTCGGACCGACCCGCATGGACTACCCCGGAACGATGGGAGCGGTACGCGCAGTGGCACGTTACGTCGGACAGATCCTGGCGGAGTCGTAA